One Punica granatum isolate Tunisia-2019 chromosome 3, ASM765513v2, whole genome shotgun sequence genomic window carries:
- the LOC116201161 gene encoding naringenin,2-oxoglutarate 3-dioxygenase-like, which translates to MAPPTATTLTALAEEKTLQSRFVRDEDERPKVAYNQFSSEIPVISLDGIDDKAEGSRRFEICKKIVAACEEWGIFQVIDHGIDAKLIGDMTRLAKEFFALPAEEKLRFDMTGGKKGGFIVSSHLQGEAVQDWREIVTYFAYPIRSRDYTRWPDKPEGWRAVTEEYSEKLMELACKLLGVLSEAMGLEKEALTKACVDMDQKVVVNFYPKCPQPDLTLGLKRHTDPGTITLLLQDQVGGLQATKDDGKTWITVQPIEGAFVVNLGDHGHFLSNGRFKNADHQAVVNSDCSRLSIATFQNPAPDAIVYPLKVPEGEKPVMEEPITFAEMYRRKMSKDLEVARLKKLAKEQQQMKEMESAERLKLETKTLNDILA; encoded by the exons ATGGCGCCACCAACGGCAACAACGCTGACGGCCCTTGCGGAGGAGAAGACCCTGCAGTCAAGGTTCGTGCGGGATGAGGACGAGAGGCCCAAGGTCGCGTACAACCAGTTCAGCAGTGAAATCCCTGTGATCTCACTTGACGGGATTGATGACAAGGCTGAGGGGAGCAGGCGATTTGAGATATGCAAGAAGATTGTGGCGGCATGCGAGGAATGGGGGATCTTCCAGGTGATCGACCACGGGATCGATGCCAAACTCATCGGGGACATGACGAGGTTGGCTAAGGAGTTCTTTGCGCTGCCCGCAGAGGAGAAGCTCAGGTTTGATATGACCGGGGGGAAGAAGGGCGGATTCATTGTGTCTAGCCACCTCCAG GGAGAAGCAGTGCAAGACTGGCGCGAAATAGTGACCTATTTCGCGTACCCAATCCGGAGCCGTGACTACACGAGGTGGCCGGACAAGCCGGAGGGATGGAGGGCGGTGACAGAGGAGTACAGCGAGAAGCTGATGGAGCTGGCGTGCAAGCTCCTCGGGGTGCTGTCGGAGGCAATGGGGCTGGAGAAGGAGGCCCTGACCAAGGCCTGCGTCGACATGGACCAGAAGGTGGTGGTGAACTTCTACCCCAAGTGCCCACAGCCCGACCTCACCCTCGGGCTCAAGCGTCACACTGACCCTGGCACCATCACACTCCTCCTCCAGGACCAGGTTGGCGGACTCCAGGCCACTAAGGACGACGGCAAGACCTGGATCACTGTCCAGCCCATCGAGGGTGCCTTTGTTGTCAACCTCGGAGACCACGGTCAC TTCCTCAGCAACGGGAGGTTCAAGAACGCGGACCACCAGGCAGTGGTGAACTCGGACTGCAGCAGGCTGTCAATAGCGACATTCCAGAACCCGGCCCCGGATGCCATAGTGTACCCGCTCAAGGTTCCAGAGGGAGAGAAGCCGGTGATGGAGGAGCCGATCACGTTCGCGGAGATGTACCGGAGGAAGATGAGCAAGGACCTCGAGGTCGCCCGGCTAAAGAAGCTCGCCAAGGAGCAGCAGCAGATGAAGGAAATGGAATCCGCAGAACGACTCAAGTTGGAGACCAAGACCTTGAACGACATACTTGCTTAG